From a region of the Pongo abelii isolate AG06213 chromosome 9, NHGRI_mPonAbe1-v2.0_pri, whole genome shotgun sequence genome:
- the YPEL4 gene encoding protein yippee-like 4: MPSCDPGPGPACLPTKTFRSYLPRCHRTYSCVHCRAHLAKHDELISKSFQGSHGRAYLFNSVVNVGCGPAEQRLLLTGLHSVADIFCESCKTTLGWKYEQAFETSQKYKEGKYIIEMSHMVKDNGWD; encoded by the exons ATGCCCAGCTGTGACCCCGGTccgggccctgcctgcctccccacCAAGACTTTCCGCAGCTACCTGCCCCGCTGTCACCGCACTTACAGCTGTGTCCACTGCCGTGCACACCTGGCCAAACATGATGAGCTTATTTCCAAG TCCTTCCAAGGGAGCCATGGCCGAGCCTACCTGTTTAACTCCGT ggtcaaCGTGGGTTGCGGGCCAGCTGAACAGCGCCTCTTGCTCACGGGGCTCCACTCGGTAGCTGACATTTTCTGTGAGAGCTGCAAAACCACACTGGGCTGGAAATAT GAACAAGCTTTTGAGACGAGCCAGAAGTACAAGGAAGGGAAATACATCATTGAAATGTCACACATGGTGAAGGACAACGGCTGGGACTGA